A genomic window from Xenorhabdus cabanillasii includes:
- a CDS encoding type VI secretion system baseplate subunit TssF, translating into MDFFQYYYQWELDYLKQLGKLSGEEKPHLAKILGEYDPDIERVNQGFSALMARVHQKVDDAFPELTLPLLQRLNALPVKGIPATSIVQFNAAEGDDITVTLPKYSEVSSSSTGTKFLTSRACDIEPLILVARNITYQAETSCITLTFQYTGRDDHWLIRPISLFLSSDAAIADNLMQALCQTLIGAELHQNGLTYPAEPLWFEPMSGTSRLISPSPTSAEGNWAPQILMESLYLPHVHHFLTLNLPTVMCHRLSMTESRQFSVILKLNHVLSLSEAQLSDAFHLHCVPAVNLEPESQLTLAFAPDTARYPLPLPPQQGILHITDLALKDEPGKERGKRCQFYPMSEFTHFFRHADEEIWFYALDITRDLLERLEYALIFYDRYARPMEKAPEQEFTCHFVAFATELPTLAKGDICYTSEDIPDSLQARNLTPTAPSYPPVTDSSRYWQLLSHYGANGFWLNSVSSLKQLLLDYDFYADLDRHIHRDIKRMAAGILAIQSEPGDWLIRGIPHRCVHIELTLDESVYTGQGELFRFANALYQFLPFCLTEDMRMRMTVIGNTSNLRWRLSPCPLQGYRPIM; encoded by the coding sequence ATGGATTTTTTTCAATATTATTATCAGTGGGAATTGGACTACCTGAAGCAACTTGGAAAATTATCTGGTGAAGAAAAACCTCATTTAGCCAAAATCTTAGGGGAATATGATCCTGATATCGAAAGAGTCAATCAGGGCTTTTCAGCATTAATGGCTCGCGTGCATCAAAAAGTGGATGATGCCTTTCCTGAGCTGACTCTGCCTTTACTGCAACGATTGAATGCGCTGCCTGTCAAAGGTATTCCTGCAACAAGTATCGTTCAATTTAATGCAGCGGAAGGGGATGATATTACTGTTACTTTGCCTAAGTATTCAGAAGTCTCATCAAGTAGTACGGGCACAAAATTTTTGACAAGCCGGGCGTGTGATATTGAGCCTCTGATATTGGTTGCACGGAATATCACTTATCAGGCAGAAACCAGTTGTATTACCCTGACTTTTCAATATACCGGCCGGGATGATCACTGGCTTATACGTCCTATCAGTCTGTTTCTCAGCTCTGACGCAGCCATTGCGGATAATTTGATGCAGGCATTGTGCCAGACTCTGATCGGTGCGGAGTTACATCAAAACGGGCTGACTTACCCTGCCGAACCGCTCTGGTTTGAACCCATGTCAGGCACGTCACGTTTAATCTCACCATCACCCACTTCAGCAGAAGGTAACTGGGCACCCCAAATATTGATGGAATCGCTTTATTTGCCTCATGTACACCATTTCCTGACGCTGAATTTACCAACCGTCATGTGTCACCGTTTATCCATGACGGAAAGCCGGCAGTTCAGCGTTATATTGAAATTGAATCACGTGCTTTCTTTGTCTGAAGCACAATTATCCGATGCTTTCCATCTCCATTGTGTTCCTGCGGTGAATCTTGAACCTGAGTCACAACTGACACTCGCTTTTGCGCCAGATACAGCCCGTTACCCGCTGCCTTTGCCACCACAGCAAGGAATACTGCATATCACTGACCTTGCATTAAAAGATGAGCCGGGTAAAGAACGTGGTAAACGATGTCAGTTTTATCCTATGAGTGAATTCACGCATTTTTTTCGTCATGCTGATGAAGAAATCTGGTTTTATGCGTTGGATATCACCCGCGATTTACTGGAGCGTTTGGAATATGCCCTGATTTTTTATGATCGTTATGCCCGACCGATGGAAAAAGCGCCGGAACAGGAATTTACCTGCCATTTTGTCGCATTTGCAACAGAACTGCCGACATTGGCGAAAGGTGACATCTGTTATACCAGTGAGGATATTCCTGATAGTTTGCAAGCCAGAAATCTTACGCCTACTGCCCCCAGTTACCCACCCGTGACCGATTCTTCACGATATTGGCAATTATTGTCTCATTATGGTGCAAATGGTTTCTGGTTGAATTCAGTCTCTTCACTAAAGCAGCTATTACTCGATTACGATTTTTACGCTGACCTTGACCGCCATATCCACCGTGATATCAAGCGAATGGCTGCGGGTATTTTAGCCATTCAATCTGAGCCGGGTGATTGGCTTATCCGTGGCATTCCTCACCGTTGTGTACATATTGAACTGACACTGGATGAATCTGTTTATACCGGTCAGGGCGAACTGTTCCGGTTTGCCAATGCCTTGTACCAGTTTTTGCCGTTCTGTCTTACCGAAGATATGCGTATGCGAATGACCGTCATCGGGAATACTTCCAATCTCCGCTGGCGTTTATCGCCTTGTCCGCTTCAAGGGTATCGTCCCATTATGTGA